In Streptomyces sp. 840.1, one DNA window encodes the following:
- a CDS encoding ankyrin repeat domain-containing protein: MTEDPMTRGYPGAGGQSLFDAVYEGEDAVVRLLRAGVPAESTDEDGASALYLAAVSDRPGVVRLLLAAGADPDRACGPEAGDLPICGAACGGHTEVVEALLSAGARPDLREQFGFTALRWAVGLGHAGTARALLAHGADPCLPGPGGEAPLLLAARRGSLETVRALLHHGAGAPDGALEEALGEARRMLDVDLEQEMRGGLLDAYGDTDAHRVSVHRTVVDGGETLVVELARGDGEPFAGQDQQTGHGAIATLLESELGLLAPFEELARRALHSGGPDLDNWQASAQALRERGDEETRQAAAAWCAADDPLRRAFGADVLARLGAQTSPSGD; encoded by the coding sequence GTGACAGAAGATCCGATGACGCGGGGATACCCGGGGGCGGGCGGGCAGAGCCTGTTCGACGCGGTGTACGAGGGCGAGGACGCCGTCGTACGGCTGCTTCGCGCCGGTGTGCCCGCCGAGTCGACCGACGAGGACGGTGCCAGCGCGCTCTACCTGGCGGCGGTCTCGGACCGGCCGGGCGTGGTGCGGCTGCTCCTCGCGGCCGGTGCCGATCCGGACCGGGCCTGCGGTCCGGAAGCGGGTGACCTGCCGATCTGCGGGGCGGCCTGCGGCGGTCACACCGAGGTGGTCGAGGCGCTGCTGTCGGCCGGGGCCCGGCCGGATCTGCGCGAGCAGTTCGGTTTCACGGCGCTGCGCTGGGCGGTGGGGCTCGGCCACGCGGGGACCGCCCGCGCCCTGCTCGCCCACGGCGCCGACCCCTGCCTGCCGGGGCCGGGCGGCGAGGCGCCGCTCCTCCTGGCCGCCCGCAGGGGCTCCCTGGAGACGGTGCGGGCGCTGCTGCACCACGGCGCGGGAGCACCGGACGGGGCCCTCGAAGAGGCGCTCGGCGAGGCGCGCCGCATGCTGGACGTGGACCTGGAACAGGAGATGCGCGGCGGGCTGCTCGACGCGTACGGGGACACGGACGCGCACCGCGTATCGGTGCACCGCACCGTCGTCGACGGCGGCGAGACGCTGGTCGTCGAGCTGGCCCGGGGCGACGGGGAGCCGTTCGCGGGCCAGGACCAGCAGACCGGGCACGGCGCGATCGCCACGCTCCTGGAGAGCGAACTGGGCCTGCTCGCCCCGTTCGAGGAGCTGGCCCGCCGGGCGCTGCACTCGGGCGGCCCGGACCTGGACAACTGGCAGGCCTCGGCACAGGCGCTGCGCGAGCGCGGCGACGAGGAGACCCGGCAGGCGGCGGCCGCGTGGTGCGCGGCGGATGATCCGTTGCGCCGGGCGTTCGGCGCGGACGTGCTGGCGCGGCTGGGGGCACAGACAAGCCCGTCCGGCGATTGA